One window of Triticum dicoccoides isolate Atlit2015 ecotype Zavitan chromosome 5A, WEW_v2.0, whole genome shotgun sequence genomic DNA carries:
- the LOC119301801 gene encoding probable N-succinyldiaminopimelate aminotransferase DapC: protein MNLAAPVSTSTSTAVPLHAHGLMPLNLASASSSSLRRSLFASLRKKISPMASAPASASAALSTAAPADNGAAKPAEQRPVQVAKRLEKFKTTIFTQMSMLAVKHGAINLGQGFPNFDGPDFVKEAAIEAIKAGKNQYARGYGVPELNSAVAERFLKDSGLQIDPDKEVTVTSGCTEAIAATILGLINPGDEVILFAPFYDSYEATLSMAGANVKAITLRPPDFAVPLEELKAAVSKNTRAIMINTPHNPTGKMFTREELEFIADLCKENDVLLFADEVYDKLAFEADHISMASIPGMYERTVTMNSLGKTFSLTGWKIGWAIAPPHLTWGVRQAHSFLTFATSTPMQSAAAAALRAPDSYFEELKRDYGVKKALLVDGLKAAGFIVYPSSGTYFVMVDHTPFGFDNDIEFCEYLIREVGVVAIPPSVFYLNPEDGKNLVRFTFCKDDGTLRAAVDRMKAKLRKK, encoded by the exons ATGAATCTGGCCGCCCccgtctccacctccacctccacggcCGTCCCTCTCCATGCCCATGGGCTCATGCCATTAAAcctcgcctccgcctcctcctcctcgctccgtCGCTCCCTCTTCGCCTCCCTCCGGAAGAAGATCTCGCCGATGGCATCCgcccccgcctccgcctccgcggccctctccaccgccgcccccgccgacAACGGCGCCGCCAAGCCCGCGGAGCAGCGGCCCGTGCAG GTGGCGAAGCGGTTGGAGAAGTTTAAAACAACAATTTTCACACAGATGAGCATGCTTGCAGTGAAGCATGGAGCAATAAACCTTGGTCAGGGCTTTCCCAATTTTGATGGCCCTGACTTTGTAAAAGAAGCTGCTATTGAGGCTATCAAGGCTGGGAAAAATCAGTATGCAAGAGGGTATGGTGTGCCTGAACTGAACTCAGCTGTTGCTGAAAGATTTCTCAAGGACAGTGGATTGCAGATCGATCCAGATAAGGAAGTTACTGTTACATCTGGGTGCACAGAAGCAATAGCTGCAACGATATTGGGTCTGATCAACCCTGGGGATGAAGTGATCTTGTTTGCTCCATTCTATGATTCTTATGAGGCTACACTGTCCATGGCTGGTGCGAATGTCAAAGCCATTACACTCCGCCCTCCGGACTTTGCAGTCCCTCTTGAAGAGCTAAAGGCCGCAGTCTCAAAGAACACCAGAGCAATAATGATCAACACACCTCACAACCCTACCGGGAAAATGTTTACAAGGGAGGAGCTTGAATTCATTGCTGATCTCTGCAAGGAAAATGACGTGTTGCTCTTTGCTGATGAGGTCTACGACAAGCTGGCGTTCGAGGCGGATCATATATCAATGGCTTCTATTCCCGGCATGTATGAGAGGACCGTCACCATGAACTCTCTGGGGAAGACGTTCTCCTTGACCGGATGGAAGATCGGCTGGGCGATAGCACCGCCGCACCTAACATGGGGCGTGAGGCAGGCGCACTCCTTCCTCACATTCGCCACCTCCACGCCGATGCAATCAGCAGCGGCGGCAGCCCTGAGAGCTCCCGACAGCTACTTTGAGGAGCTGAAGCGGGACTACGGCGTGAAGAAAGCACTCCTGGTCGACGGGCTCAAGGCCGCGGGCTTCATCGTCTACCCTTCGAGCGGGACCTACTTCGTGATGGTCGACCACACCCCGTTCGGGTTCGACAACGACATCGAGTTCTGCGAGTACCTGATCCGCGAGGTGGGCGTGGTGGCCATCCCGCCGAGCGTGTTCTACCTGAACCCCGAGGACGGGAAGAACCTGGTGAGGTTCACCTTCTGCAAGGACGACGGCACGCTGAGGGCCGCGGTGGACCGGATGAAGGCCAAGCTGAGGAAGAAATGA
- the LOC119301802 gene encoding junctophilin-4-like yields the protein MDGIGGAGKLTRTPSSLLRSPTVRNCASFQAVLVEDPEPDDKKSQAPAQGKALHQHGLRPGGPPHPALILALPLALLLLLLLLRDDRHLLLLAAAATAALAAAAAAARLLRGRLRMRRSPQSGSVQWFIGDEDDRPHHARGTKGRAAAHGRVVREGVEFYSNGDCYEGEFHKGRCNGSGVYNFFGKGKYEGDWVDGKYDGYGIESWARGSRYRGQYRQGLRHGHGVYRFYSGDCYAGEWAGGQSHGIGAQTCSDGSSYVGEFKCGVKHGLGSYHFRNGDRYAGEYFGDKIHGFGVYRFANGHCYEGSWHEGKKQGFGMYTFRNGDKRSGEWDFGTLKSPLPPTDPSVERAVQAAQRASENAFHLPRVDEQVHKVVMAANRAATAARVAAIKAVQNRMDGKFCDTYV from the exons aTGGACGGCATAGGAGGCGCGGGCAAGCTCACGCGGACGCCCTCCTCGCTGCTGCGCTCCCCGACGGTGCGCAACTGCGCCTCCTTCCAGGCGGTGCTGGTGGAGGACCCGGAGCCCGACGACAAGAAGTCGCAGGCGCCGGCGCAGGGCAAGGCGCTGCACCAGCACGGCCTGCGCCCGGGCGGCCCGCCCCACCCGGCCCTCATCCTCGCGCTGCCGCTCGCgctgctcctcctgctgctcctcctccGCGACGACCGCCAcctgctcctcctcgccgccgccgccaccgccgcgctcgccgcggcggccgccgccgcgcgcctcctccgcggCCGCCTGCGGATGCGCCGCTCCCCGCAGTCCGGCTCCGTGCAGTGGTTCATCGGCGACGAGGACGACAGGCCGCACCACGCCCGGGGCACCAAGGGCCGGGCCGCCGCGCACGGCCGCGTGGTGCGGGAGGGCGTCGAGTTCTACAGCAATGGGGACTGCTACGAGGGGGAGTTCCACAAGGGCCGCTGCAACGGCAGCGGCGTCTACAACTTCTTCGGCAAGGGCAAGTACGAGGGGGACTGGGTGGACGGCAAGTACGACGGCTACGGCATCGAGAGCTGGGCGCGCGGCAGCCGCTACCGCGGCCAGTaccgccagggcctccgccacgGCCACGGCGTCTACCGCTTCTACAGCGGCGACTGCTACGCCGGCGAGTGGGCCGGCGGCCAGAGCCACGGCATCGGCGCGCAGACCTGCTCCGACGGCAGCTCCTACGTAGGGGAGTTCAAGTGCGGCGTCAAGCACGGCCTCGGCAGCTACCATTTCCG AAATGGCGATCGCTACGCCGGGGAGTACTTTGGGGACAAGATCCATGGCTTCGGTGTCTACCGCTTTGCCAATGGCCATTGCTACGAAGGCTCCTGGCATGAAGGCAAGAAGCAGGGGTTCGGAATGTACACCTTTAGGAACGGCGACAAGCGATCCGGGGAGTGGGACTTCGGGACTCTCAAGAGCCCCCTGCCCCCAACAGATCCTTCAGTCGAGCGCGCCGTGCAG GCTGCGCAACGGGCCTCGGAGAACGCCTTCCACCTGCCGAGGGTCGACGAGCAGGTGCACAAGGTGGTCATGGCCGCGAACAGGGCAGCcacggcggcgcgggtggcggcgatCAAGGCGGTCCAGAACAGGATGGACGGCAAATTCTGCGACACCTATGtgtga